Part of the Paludisphaera borealis genome, GATGCCGGACGGCGTCAATTTCTCGCTGATCTGCCGGCACGGCACGGCGGTTTGGCTGGTGCTCGGCGAACCCTGCGATCCCGGCTTCGAAACGGAGATCCCGCTCGACGCGCTGGCCAATCGCACAGGCGACCACTGGCATGTGCGAGTCGAAGGCTTGCCCGAGGAATTCTGCTACGGCTACCGCGTCGACGGCCCGGCGGGGAATGGCTACCGGTTCAACCCCAGCATCATCCTGCTCGACCCCTACGCTCGCACGCTTTCGTGCGGGCGTCCCTGGGGGGGGCAGTCCGACTTTTCGCGCCGCAGCCTCGTGAACGAGGCGATGGTCGAGCGCGAGGGGGTCGTGAGCCCTCGGATTCCCCTGGAAGACACGATCATCTACGAGCTCCACGTCCGCGGCTACACGATCGATCCCAGCTCGGGAGTGCGGCGACCTGGGACGTTCAGGGGGCTCGCGGAGAAGCTCGACTACCTCCAGTGGCTGGGCGTGACCGCCGTCGAACTGTTGCCGGTCGACGAGTTCGACGAGAACGACTGCGCGTTCGTCAATCCGTTCACCGGCGAGCGGCTGAAGAACTTCTGGGGATACAACACTATCGCATTCTCGGCCCCAAAGGCCGCGTACGCGTCGAATCCGGGGCGGATGGAGGTCTGGGAAGAATTCTGCGAGTTGGTCGACGTCTTCCACCGCGGCGGCGTCGAGGTGATCCTTGACATCGTCTTCAATCACACGGCTGAAGGGGGCGACAACGGGCCGACCTACAGCTTCCGAGGGCTCGACAACCCGCTCTACTACATGCTCGACGACCGCGGCAACTACCTGAACTATTCGGGGTGCGGCAACACTCTCAGCAGCGATAATCCGGTCGTTCGCAACTTCCTACTCACCTGCCTGAGCAACTGGGTGGCCGAGGCGGGCGTGGACGGCTTCCGGTTCGACCTGGCTTCGGTTCTGGGCCGCGACCGACGCGGGAACGTGCTGGTCGATCCTCCGGCGATCAACCGGATCTCCGAGGACGCGCTGCTCCACGGGACCAAGCTGATCGCCGAGCCCTGGGACGCGGCCGGACTCTACCAGGTGGGCACCTTCCCCGGAGGGGGCCGCTGGGCCGACTGGAACGGCCGCTATCGCGACGACGTCCGACGGTTCTGGAAGGGCGAACCAGGCCTGACCTCCGCGCTCGCGACGCGGCTCTGCGGCAGTGACGATCTCTATACGGGTCGCGGCCCGTTGCATTCGATCAACTTCCTCTCCTGCCACGATGGATTCACGCTCGCCGATCTCGTCTCGTACGACCACAAGCACAACGAGGCCAACGGCGAGGGGAACCACGACGGCAACGACGCCAACCTGAGCTGGAACTGCGGCGTCGAGGGGCCGACCGACGACCCGGTCGTCAATCGCCTGCGCGCGCGGCAGGTCCGCAACCTGATGGCCACACTGCTGGTCTCTCAGGGCGTGCCGATGATTCTGGGGGGCGACGAGTTCCTCCGAACCCAGGGGGGCAACAACAACGCCTGGTGCCAGGACAACGAAACGAGCTGGGTCGACTGGTCGTTCGGGGAGAAGAACGGCGGCTTCTTGCGGTTCGTGCACCGAATGATCGCCCTGCGCAAGGCCCACCCCGTCTTCCGACGCCGAACCTTCTTCACCGGGGCCGACTCTGGCCAGCCCCCGGAGATCCTCTGGCACGGTGAGGAGCCGGTGCGTCCCGACTTCTCGGCCTCCAGCCAGGCGCTGGCGTTCGCGCTGGACGGCCGGCGGTGCGACCGGCCGGGCGTCGTCGATCGCGACTTCTACGTCGCCATGAACGCCGGCGGCCGCGCGCTCGAGTTCAAGATTCCCGCCTCGCCCTCAGGCCGCCCCTGGCGCCGCCTGGTCGATACCTCGCTGCCGTCGCCCGACGACTTCCTGGAGACCGACCAAGGGCCGGAGATCCCGGTCCTTTACTCGTACCTGGTCGAGAGCCATTCCCTGATCATTCTGGAGTCGGCGGAATGACGTCGGGTGCGGTGCGGCCGGGAGGAATGACAAAGGCCCCGCGTCGCCGCGGGGCCTTTGAGCAAGAACGGTCTCGACTTCGAGTAAGCTCCCCGACAAGGACTCGAACCTTGAACCTAGCGGTTAACAGCCGCTCGCTCTACCGATTGAGCTATCGGGGAATACGCCCCAGAGAGTACCGCTTTCCCGCCTCGCCCTCAGGCCGCCCCTGGCGCCGCCTGGTCGATACCTCGCTGCCGTCGCCCGACGACTTCCTGGAGACCGACCAAGGGCCGGAGATCCCGGTCCTTTACTCGTACCTGGTCGAGAGCCATTCCCTGATCATTCTGGAGTCGGCGGAATGACGTCGGGTGCGGTGCGGCCGGGAGGAATGACAAAGGCCCTGCGTCGTCGCGGGGCCTTTGAGCAAGAACGGTCTCGACTTCGAGTAAGCTCCCCGACAAGGACTCGAACCTTGAACCTAGCGGTTAACAGCCGCTCGCTCTACCGATTGAGCTATCGGGGAATACGCCCCAGAGAATACCGCCGAAGGCGGGTGGACTCAAGGGCAGTTTAAGAAAAACATTCGGTTGGACATGCGAAACTCAGCACATACTTCGATAGCGGCGATCGCGAGGCGTGATCGCCGTCGAGATTCAGCTTCCCGAACGCGGAACGCCGACTGCTCGGCGTCCGGTTCAGGAAGCTGGCTGCGCCTTGTCGTGCTGTTCGATAGCCTTCTCAAGGATACCCACGATCAGCGCATTGAGCGAGGCCTTGTCCGCTTTCGCCCAGCTTGCGAGCTGTTCGTGAAGCAGGGGAGGCATCCGGATCTGGAAGTGAACGACTGTCTCAGGCATGGAATCAACTCCTCAATGGCAAACGGACCCGCACACTACGTCAAGCCGTCGGGTACCACCGGCCGACCGTCACGGCGAAGCCGAGATAATCGGGGCATGCATGGGCATTATACCCGATATCACGATCTAGCTTTCATGGTTTTCGGCGAGAGGGGGTCGTTTCACCGATCTCTATTCTGTGCGATTGTAGACTAGATGCAAGATGCATTCAGCAAGACGGCTTGCAAATTACTTCGCCGCGCCGTGACAAAAGGAACTACGAGGACCGATGATGCGGCCGAGTCGTCCGCCGTAAGTGTGAGGCCGGGCGTGCTACCATAGCGGCGATGTTGCATGAAAGCGACGGCAAATATTGAGGTCTTGAGGCGGCGTCGACGCTCGCCTACGCTCCTTTTTGACGAATGCGATCGGTCCGGATGACGTTTGGTTTGACGTCGACCTGTTGCGTTCGAGGTTGCAGGAAGTCTATGGATCAATCACTCACTCCTGAGAAGCCCGACGGCCTTCCCGCTTCCCCGAGCGCCGTGGCATTGATCCGCAAATTTGTGGAGCATTGGGGCATGATGGCCCGCGCCTGGGGCATCAACGCGACCATGGGGGAACTGTTCGCCCTGCTTTACATTACCGGCGACGACTGGACCGCAGAGGATCTCAGGAGCTGGCTGAAGGTCTCTCGCGGCAACGTGAGCATGAACCTCCGCGAGCTTCTGGCCTGGGGCGTCGTCCGCAAGAGCCATCGCGCCGGCGAGCGCCGTGAGTTGTATCGAGCGGAGACCGACGTATGGACCTTGTTCCGACGGATCTTGACCGAGCGCAAGCGGCGCGAGCTTGATCCCACCCTCACCGTGCTCGACAGCCTGGTTCAGCTTTCGGAGGACGATCCCGAGTTGGGCGAGCTGCGAGCCCGGGTCGAGCCGCTCCGTCAGTTCTTCGGGATGATCGACGGGCTGTCCGTGCGGCTGATGGCGCTCGAGTCGCGTGACATCATCGAGCTGAGCGAGATTCTCGCCATGGACGAACCTGCTCCCCCCGACCGCCCCAAGGAACCCGGCGGTCCCGTTTGAGCTTCGAAAAGCCGACGCCCCTTGCGACGGGGTCGCAAGGGGCGTCGACGAGCATTAGAGGCGGGTTCCGGGATCCGAACGAGCGGGGTTACTTCGGCTGGGCCGCTTCCGGCTCCGGCTCCGGTTGCTTCGCGTCGTCGGAGCGAAGCTCCTCGCGTTTGGCGGCCTCGGCGGCCTTCTGTGCGTCGTTGAGGGTTTTCTTCTCGGTGAGGCGCTTGAGCGCCCGGCTGTTGATCCCTTCGGCTCGTCCGACGATG contains:
- a CDS encoding glycogen debranching protein, which encodes MGRGRPLPLGATPMPDGVNFSLICRHGTAVWLVLGEPCDPGFETEIPLDALANRTGDHWHVRVEGLPEEFCYGYRVDGPAGNGYRFNPSIILLDPYARTLSCGRPWGGQSDFSRRSLVNEAMVEREGVVSPRIPLEDTIIYELHVRGYTIDPSSGVRRPGTFRGLAEKLDYLQWLGVTAVELLPVDEFDENDCAFVNPFTGERLKNFWGYNTIAFSAPKAAYASNPGRMEVWEEFCELVDVFHRGGVEVILDIVFNHTAEGGDNGPTYSFRGLDNPLYYMLDDRGNYLNYSGCGNTLSSDNPVVRNFLLTCLSNWVAEAGVDGFRFDLASVLGRDRRGNVLVDPPAINRISEDALLHGTKLIAEPWDAAGLYQVGTFPGGGRWADWNGRYRDDVRRFWKGEPGLTSALATRLCGSDDLYTGRGPLHSINFLSCHDGFTLADLVSYDHKHNEANGEGNHDGNDANLSWNCGVEGPTDDPVVNRLRARQVRNLMATLLVSQGVPMILGGDEFLRTQGGNNNAWCQDNETSWVDWSFGEKNGGFLRFVHRMIALRKAHPVFRRRTFFTGADSGQPPEILWHGEEPVRPDFSASSQALAFALDGRRCDRPGVVDRDFYVAMNAGGRALEFKIPASPSGRPWRRLVDTSLPSPDDFLETDQGPEIPVLYSYLVESHSLIILESAE
- a CDS encoding toxin-antitoxin system HicB family antitoxin; this encodes MPETVVHFQIRMPPLLHEQLASWAKADKASLNALIVGILEKAIEQHDKAQPAS
- a CDS encoding GbsR/MarR family transcriptional regulator — protein: MDQSLTPEKPDGLPASPSAVALIRKFVEHWGMMARAWGINATMGELFALLYITGDDWTAEDLRSWLKVSRGNVSMNLRELLAWGVVRKSHRAGERRELYRAETDVWTLFRRILTERKRRELDPTLTVLDSLVQLSEDDPELGELRARVEPLRQFFGMIDGLSVRLMALESRDIIELSEILAMDEPAPPDRPKEPGGPV